One Methanohalophilus mahii DSM 5219 genomic window carries:
- a CDS encoding PKD domain-containing protein, which translates to MAMADSGEDSSIGGVRAAEKDGCMFLGSDFIEVGILPNGGFGADTNAPESFFGSERSGGIGLYADLDGFYNDTYDYRYDYFLPGSPEERWSVGFMKDGTKYSDSNGRNAGYNIPTTITNITNSKTGHITVDSIYEDKLVINQTYELKPTERFLKVNVTLTNAGPDMMENVRYQRSFDPDNGVDVGCNYATKNTIVSQQGTSNKAIVKAELKDGDLSTDIGQISSIPIFYYTQDEDARVSYGSSGLIPNNPPYGDLDWDSAPSEGDSVEADSYIALTFNKSSLAPGQSVDYTFYIGLTKNIDETISDVEEDAGNTDSSPSIFNSTPEAFFINNDGTNRDVNTNFTFAYSGENVSLMTQLNNSSVTAVTANFSTIPGEPAGQIPFEYHGEGIFTLLNHTLPDSEPGIYYITILANSSGQMNSTICPVMLNFNPKTDISGLANPNTTDWTTIDDLTNVSNLTFEANDGNGNVIGSMEFTETVNLCDIEFAQKLQQFGEYVNFATAQTTLDSENLSRLNVSSNLTMRGLESFDSQPGILLNDQPILQTGQTSNGSVSGLQWDAENGTLSFSTEHWSTYTADGEAPEVNPNSPVAEIIGPGSLLELNVSVSDTSTVSSVVVNVSSINNTIDEAILSNNNDYWTNNSVIADVTIDGQYDLNINATDAVGNSNSSVNCSVIMDSLPPEIEISGNFTQWQNSSALIDVSLNDDNEIAKVKWDSGDYEASHFATNGNEISSPYDFTVTSNGSYTVYAQDAAGNENISVVHVSKIDTTDAIVIFGTNGNNTYSNIHSTTVSASDALSGIEKLEYSWTQTEESAGSWQGFTNDAILSKEDVDGDWYLHIRATDNASNINHSVSNVFKFDSNSPEINAVEHPVNVNTGDTIEIGFNVTDNIGITSTEFNISTNDTAELTKNDNWYNYTLNVPVDSVEDIVFNATFYDDAGNLNASGDKTINVSDNIPPVIQYIVYEEDVNTGQTTVISFNVTDNIEITSTEFNISTNDTAELNENGNWYNYTLNVPIDSVEDIVFNATFYDDAGNYNASGDKTINVSDNIAPVIQYIVYEEDVNTGQTTVIGFNVSDNIGITSTEFNISTNDTSELTKNDNWYNYTLNVPMDSVEDIVFNATFYDDAGNYNTSGDKTINVSDNIKPSYNWSDKVQSANTGDNITIKINATDNIGVEMYNITVDGEEYQMKEDSGNYTHNISIPASDSGTLVSSITYNCTFGDAAGNMNSTGDVVIDVSILPIADFSANVTRGTQPLSVEFTDNSSGLVDTWNWDFGDGNTSTNQGPSHVFGAGNFTVNLTVNNTNGTSTKYLNIRAAYEPAYTVSPNKTELLTTYGEERNFNINSTLYSSYEWFIDGTPLNGTGVTLYNNNTDDSAHMSYCNVNTSQYINQDDFFMDVYNVSAHVSNESLGRTDVFSWQWTVTKSSANDADDIDQIINTIPQVNTSGNESHVRFNTSNQTSKKTGVECSIDFVSFNTSNETDDIQIKIEVLNTSALNESEIDFSKGSVYQYMDISFNNESLVNDGSKNRSIEFKVMNNVDGGSLLIDTVYLKHKSTSGWQSYEPELLRNDGTYSYFIVRDIPGFSPFAVTADYKYDSGSKSDDGIPAYLKLQMLQNGSVTMDDEEIVTPEPESDSGTVQEDTTSDSSEQTTDDVPKSDEEDSSQSLFIGIGVLALIAILVLVFKKREN; encoded by the coding sequence ATGGCCATGGCTGACAGTGGAGAAGATTCCTCCATAGGAGGAGTGAGAGCTGCTGAAAAAGATGGATGCATGTTCCTGGGAAGTGATTTTATTGAAGTCGGTATTTTGCCCAACGGTGGATTTGGAGCAGATACCAATGCTCCAGAAAGTTTCTTTGGCTCTGAACGTAGTGGTGGTATTGGGCTTTATGCCGATCTGGATGGATTTTACAATGATACTTACGACTATCGCTACGACTATTTTCTCCCCGGAAGTCCGGAAGAACGCTGGTCTGTCGGCTTTATGAAGGATGGAACCAAGTACTCAGATTCTAATGGACGGAATGCAGGTTATAATATTCCAACAACAATAACTAATATTACCAATAGCAAAACAGGGCACATAACAGTCGATAGTATCTATGAGGACAAGCTGGTCATCAACCAAACTTATGAACTCAAACCCACAGAAAGATTCCTGAAAGTAAACGTTACTCTAACAAATGCCGGCCCTGATATGATGGAAAATGTACGCTATCAGCGTTCTTTCGATCCAGATAATGGGGTGGATGTAGGCTGTAATTATGCTACTAAAAATACAATCGTAAGCCAGCAAGGTACAAGTAACAAGGCAATCGTAAAAGCAGAACTCAAAGATGGAGACCTCAGTACAGACATAGGCCAGATTTCGAGCATACCCATATTCTATTATACCCAGGACGAGGATGCCAGGGTTTCCTACGGAAGTAGTGGTTTAATACCAAATAATCCTCCTTATGGAGACCTTGATTGGGATTCTGCACCATCAGAAGGCGATAGTGTAGAGGCTGACAGCTACATTGCATTGACATTTAACAAAAGTTCTCTTGCACCAGGCCAATCGGTGGATTATACATTTTACATAGGGTTGACTAAAAATATTGATGAAACAATTTCAGATGTTGAAGAAGACGCAGGTAATACAGATTCATCTCCATCTATATTCAATTCCACACCTGAAGCTTTTTTCATCAATAATGATGGAACCAATAGGGATGTAAATACGAATTTCACTTTTGCCTATAGCGGGGAAAACGTCAGTCTCATGACCCAATTGAATAACAGTTCAGTAACAGCAGTAACCGCGAACTTTTCGACTATACCAGGTGAACCTGCCGGACAGATTCCTTTCGAATATCATGGCGAGGGCATTTTTACTCTTCTCAATCATACGCTTCCTGACTCAGAGCCGGGAATATATTACATCACCATTCTGGCAAATTCATCTGGGCAGATGAATTCTACAATATGCCCTGTAATGTTAAACTTCAACCCGAAAACAGATATTTCCGGGCTGGCAAATCCAAACACTACTGACTGGACAACAATCGATGATCTTACCAATGTAAGTAACCTTACATTTGAAGCAAATGATGGCAATGGTAATGTAATTGGAAGCATGGAATTTACGGAAACCGTAAATCTCTGTGACATTGAGTTCGCTCAGAAATTGCAGCAATTCGGTGAATATGTAAATTTTGCCACAGCACAGACAACGCTGGATTCTGAAAACCTGAGCAGATTGAATGTTTCCAGCAATCTTACAATGCGAGGACTCGAATCCTTTGACAGCCAGCCGGGCATACTGCTCAACGACCAGCCCATCCTGCAAACAGGACAGACATCCAATGGTTCGGTGTCTGGTCTTCAATGGGATGCAGAAAATGGTACACTGTCTTTCAGCACAGAACACTGGTCAACATATACAGCCGATGGTGAAGCACCTGAAGTAAATCCAAATTCACCCGTAGCAGAAATAATAGGACCCGGAAGCCTCCTTGAACTGAACGTTTCGGTAAGCGATACATCTACTGTATCCTCGGTAGTTGTCAATGTCTCCAGCATAAATAACACAATCGATGAGGCCATTTTAAGCAATAACAATGACTATTGGACCAACAATTCTGTTATTGCTGATGTTACAATTGACGGCCAGTATGATCTGAACATCAATGCAACAGATGCTGTCGGCAATTCCAACAGTAGCGTAAACTGTTCAGTAATCATGGATTCACTCCCTCCTGAAATAGAAATTTCCGGCAATTTCACCCAATGGCAGAATTCCAGTGCACTAATTGATGTAAGTCTCAATGACGATAATGAAATTGCAAAGGTAAAATGGGATAGCGGAGATTATGAAGCAAGCCATTTCGCAACAAATGGTAACGAGATTTCTTCTCCCTATGATTTTACTGTAACAAGCAATGGGTCATACACGGTATATGCACAGGATGCTGCGGGTAATGAGAACATAAGTGTGGTTCATGTTTCCAAAATAGATACTACTGATGCAATCGTTATTTTTGGAACCAATGGCAACAATACTTATTCTAACATTCACAGCACAACAGTAAGTGCAAGTGATGCACTTTCAGGTATTGAAAAACTTGAGTATTCCTGGACCCAAACAGAAGAATCTGCCGGTAGCTGGCAAGGGTTTACCAATGACGCTATTTTGAGTAAGGAGGATGTCGATGGAGACTGGTATTTACATATCAGAGCTACCGACAACGCCAGTAATATCAACCATTCTGTATCCAATGTATTCAAATTTGATAGTAATTCTCCTGAGATCAATGCTGTAGAACATCCTGTAAACGTCAATACAGGTGATACTATAGAGATTGGTTTCAATGTAACAGATAACATTGGAATTACTAGTACAGAGTTCAACATTTCAACTAACGATACTGCTGAACTCACAAAGAACGATAACTGGTACAACTATACCCTGAATGTCCCAGTGGATTCAGTGGAGGACATCGTCTTCAACGCTACCTTCTATGACGATGCAGGTAACTTGAATGCAAGTGGTGACAAAACCATCAATGTCTCCGATAACATTCCTCCTGTGATCCAGTATATCGTTTATGAGGAAGATGTCAATACAGGCCAGACTACTGTGATTAGTTTCAATGTAACAGATAACATTGAAATTACTAGTACAGAGTTCAACATTTCAACTAACGATACTGCAGAACTTAACGAAAATGGAAACTGGTACAACTATACCCTGAATGTCCCAATTGATTCAGTGGAAGATATTGTATTCAACGCTACCTTCTATGATGATGCAGGTAATTACAATGCAAGCGGTGACAAGACGATAAATGTTTCAGATAACATCGCTCCTGTGATCCAGTATATCGTTTATGAGGAAGATGTCAATACAGGCCAGACTACTGTGATTGGTTTCAATGTCTCTGATAACATTGGAATTACCAGTACAGAGTTCAACATTTCAACTAACGATACTTCTGAACTCACAAAGAACGATAACTGGTACAACTATACCCTAAATGTTCCAATGGATTCAGTGGAGGACATTGTCTTCAATGCAACTTTCTATGACGATGCAGGTAATTACAATACAAGCGGTGACAAGACGATAAATGTTTCAGATAACATTAAACCATCCTACAACTGGTCCGACAAAGTGCAATCAGCCAATACTGGAGACAATATCACCATCAAAATCAACGCCACCGATAACATCGGAGTTGAAATGTACAATATCACAGTGGATGGTGAAGAATACCAGATGAAGGAAGATTCTGGAAATTATACACACAACATCTCCATACCAGCAAGCGATTCAGGTACACTTGTCAGCTCCATAACCTACAACTGTACCTTTGGTGATGCTGCAGGAAACATGAACAGTACTGGTGATGTTGTAATCGATGTATCAATCCTGCCTATCGCTGATTTCTCGGCCAATGTAACCCGTGGCACACAACCTTTGAGTGTGGAGTTTACCGATAATTCCTCAGGTCTGGTTGATACCTGGAACTGGGATTTTGGTGATGGCAATACTTCCACCAACCAGGGTCCTTCACATGTATTTGGTGCAGGCAACTTCACTGTAAACCTGACCGTGAATAATACAAATGGCACCTCTACCAAATATCTCAATATCAGGGCTGCCTATGAACCAGCATATACAGTATCTCCAAATAAAACAGAACTTCTTACAACATATGGAGAGGAGAGGAATTTCAATATAAACAGTACACTGTATTCCAGTTATGAATGGTTCATTGACGGTACACCGTTGAATGGTACCGGAGTTACACTGTACAACAATAATACCGATGACTCTGCACACATGTCTTATTGCAATGTGAATACCAGCCAGTACATTAATCAGGACGATTTCTTCATGGATGTGTACAATGTCTCGGCACATGTCAGCAATGAAAGTCTTGGAAGGACGGATGTTTTCTCCTGGCAATGGACTGTAACAAAGTCATCGGCCAATGATGCAGATGATATCGATCAGATAATCAATACAATCCCACAGGTCAATACATCCGGTAATGAATCGCATGTACGTTTCAATACCAGCAACCAGACTTCCAAGAAAACAGGAGTGGAATGTAGTATAGATTTCGTATCCTTCAATACGAGCAATGAAACCGATGATATTCAGATCAAGATCGAAGTACTGAATACTTCTGCACTCAATGAATCTGAGATTGATTTTTCGAAAGGTTCAGTGTATCAGTACATGGACATCAGTTTCAATAATGAGAGTCTTGTTAATGATGGAAGCAAGAACAGGAGTATTGAGTTCAAGGTCATGAATAATGTGGATGGTGGCTCGCTTCTTATTGATACAGTCTATCTGAAGCATAAGAGTACTTCTGGCTGGCAATCCTATGAGCCTGAACTTCTCAGAAATGACGGCACTTATTCCTACTTCATTGTCAGGGATATTCCAGGATTCTCACCCTTTGCAGTAACTGCAGACTATAAGTATGATTCAGGTTCCAAATCTGATGACGGTATTCCTGCCTATCTCAAGTTACAGATGCTTCAAAACGGATCTGTGACGATGGATGATGAAGAGATCGTAACTCCGGAACCTGAAAGTGACAGTGGTACTGTGCAGGAAGATACAACATCCGATTCATCCGAACAGACCACTGACGATGTTCCAAAATCCGATGAAGAAGACAGTAGTCAGAGTCTGTTCATCGGAATAGGAGTATTGGCATTAATTGCAATACTTGTGCTGGTCTTTAAGAAGCGAGAAAACTAA
- a CDS encoding RNA-guided endonuclease InsQ/TnpB family protein, with amino-acid sequence MFLTKTVILKIANPDNDLVETMKKYSDGMNYASEVLFDKGKPIPAMKLQQEVYPYLRETLKLKSQMSCNIPRQVAGCYKTLKKQKKAKWQKVEFSPSSMTFSYKRDFVIDEDTVKITTINGRKAYSILNYDYAKQYFEGSWKYQASKVVKHKDGDYYFHLSLEKEAPDKEITDASTFMGIDVGMNYLAVASTTDRKCSFFAGGEIKNLRNQYKSMRKRLQSKGTLSAKRMLKYISGKEKRLMRDVNHTISKEIVKFAVKNKVSVIGLEDLTGIRDSTLSKVSKKRRHNHSSWAFRQLQTFIEYKAKEVGIITHYVDPSYTSQTCIRCNHISKNNRNRLSFRCEKCDYANNADLIGAMNIEHKTRDYRYILESQGCLSATQTNA; translated from the coding sequence ATGTTTCTCACTAAAACAGTTATCTTGAAAATAGCAAATCCTGATAATGATTTAGTGGAAACTATGAAGAAATATTCTGATGGAATGAACTATGCTTCTGAAGTTCTTTTTGATAAAGGTAAACCAATTCCAGCGATGAAATTACAGCAGGAAGTTTACCCATATCTTCGTGAAACATTAAAATTGAAATCCCAGATGAGTTGTAACATTCCAAGACAGGTGGCAGGGTGTTACAAAACATTAAAAAAACAGAAAAAGGCAAAATGGCAAAAAGTAGAATTTTCGCCATCATCCATGACTTTTTCTTACAAAAGGGATTTTGTGATTGATGAAGACACGGTCAAAATAACTACTATCAACGGAAGAAAAGCATATTCCATTTTGAATTATGACTACGCTAAACAGTATTTTGAGGGCTCATGGAAATACCAGGCATCCAAAGTTGTAAAACATAAAGACGGAGATTATTATTTCCATTTATCTCTTGAAAAGGAAGCTCCTGACAAAGAAATAACAGACGCTTCTACTTTCATGGGTATAGATGTAGGTATGAACTATCTTGCTGTTGCTTCCACTACCGACAGGAAATGTAGTTTTTTTGCTGGTGGTGAAATTAAGAATCTTCGCAACCAATACAAATCAATGCGAAAGCGTTTACAATCGAAGGGAACTTTATCTGCAAAACGAATGTTGAAATACATTTCAGGTAAAGAGAAACGTCTTATGCGAGATGTAAACCATACAATCTCAAAAGAAATTGTGAAATTCGCAGTTAAAAACAAAGTATCAGTAATAGGTCTGGAAGATTTAACAGGAATACGTGATTCCACTCTTTCCAAAGTTTCCAAAAAGAGAAGACATAACCACAGTAGTTGGGCTTTCCGGCAATTACAAACATTCATTGAATACAAAGCAAAAGAAGTAGGCATAATCACTCATTATGTTGACCCATCCTATACTTCTCAAACTTGTATTCGATGCAATCATATCTCTAAGAATAACCGTAACAGATTGTCTTTTAGATGTGAAAAATGTGATTATGCGAATAATGCAGACCTAATCGGTGCAATGAATATTGAACACAAAACACGGGATTACAGGTATATCCTGGAATCTCAGGGGTGCTTGTCAGCCACCCAGACGAATGCTTAA